A DNA window from Impatiens glandulifera chromosome 7, dImpGla2.1, whole genome shotgun sequence contains the following coding sequences:
- the LOC124944735 gene encoding enhancer of rudimentary homolog, whose amino-acid sequence MANRHTIVLMQTTPSRASRTFMDYDSISQAMDGICGLYERKLKEINPTIRNLTYDIADLYNFMDGLSDMSALVFDHSIQAYLPNDRQWMKHKMFQHLKKLAH is encoded by the exons ATG GCCAATAGGCACACTATTGTTCTGATGCAGACGACTCCAAGTAGGGCAAGTAGAACATTTATGGATTATGATTCTATAAGCCAGGCAATGGATG GCATTTGTGGATTATATGAAAGAAAGCTCAAGGAGATAAATCCAACCATCAGAAACCTCACTTATGATATTGCAGATCTCTACAATTTCATGGATGGCCTTTCTGACATGAGTGCTTTGGT TTTTGACCACTCAATTCAGGCATACCTGCCAAACGATCGACAATGGATGAAGCATAAAATGTTTCAACACCTTAAGAAATTAGCtcattga